GAGCGATCGCCCACTTGCAAAATTACTAAAAACAAAAAATGAATTGTTGAACGGGAGCAGGGCCTCTTAGGGTTGCCTGACGCGACAGAACCTGGGGCCAGCAACCTGTCAACCTCTTGGTAGAAAAGGCTTTCCCGCTGCATGTCTTGGTACACTCAAGAAGCTGTAAAGCCTGTATCTTTGCAAACCCCCGTGGAGACGTTGTTTTGGGCGTAGAACTACGCAGTTATGTCTTTCTAGACAGCTTGCAGCCTCAACATGCTGCGTATATTGGCACCGTGGCGCTAGGGTTTTTGCCCCTGCCCGGCGACTCTTCTCTCTGGATCGAGCTGTCCCCCGGCATCGAAATCAACCGAATCACCGACGTCGCCCTCAAAGCCGCAGAGGTGCGGCCCGGCGTGCAGTTCGTTGAGCGACTCTACGGCCTGCTAGAGATCCACTCCAGCCGCCAAGGAGAAACCCGGGCCGCCGGACGCGCCATCCTCGAAACCTTGGGCGTCAGCGAGCGCGAATGTATCAAGCCGCGGGTCATCTCCAGCCAAATCATTCGCAACATCGACCCCTACCAGGCCCAGCTGATCAACCGCACTCGCCGAGGCCAGCTGCTGCTGGCGGGCCAGACCCTCTACGTCTTGGAAGTAGAGCCCGCTGCCTACGCCGCTCTGGCGGCCAACGAGTCCGAAAAAGCCGCCTTGATCAATATCTTGCAGGTGCAGGCCGTCGGCAGCTTTGGCCGGCTGTACCTGGGAGGCGAAGAACGCGATATCTTGGCAGCGTCCCAGGCCGCCCTAGCCG
This genomic stretch from Geitlerinema sp. PCC 7407 harbors:
- a CDS encoding microcompartments protein translates to MGVELRSYVFLDSLQPQHAAYIGTVALGFLPLPGDSSLWIELSPGIEINRITDVALKAAEVRPGVQFVERLYGLLEIHSSRQGETRAAGRAILETLGVSERECIKPRVISSQIIRNIDPYQAQLINRTRRGQLLLAGQTLYVLEVEPAAYAALAANESEKAALINILQVQAVGSFGRLYLGGEERDILAASQAALAAIENVVGRDRSTSQRNE